DNA from Actinomycetota bacterium:
GTGCTGGGCCACGCCACCGACTACAGCTCACCGTTCATCAACATCCCGATCTGACGGCTCGGCCGAGAAGGTCGCCGCGGCCATCCGGACATCCTCGCCCAACCTGATGCGACCCATGTCTACACAACCAGTTCGACGTCATCGCCGGGATGCTGGGCCGCCAGTTCCCACGAACCCGTCAGGGAAGGCGCGCCCGGATGCTGTCATGGCTGCCACCTCCTCGAGCCGTCATTAGCACAGTATGAACCCCTGGTAGGACAAAATCAGCCTATGGCCGACTACTTCGACCCTCGTTCCAGCCAGGTCTGCAGCCGCCGGGTCCTGTCGGCGAACCGGCTGCGGTAGGTGGTGGCGCTGAGGCCGAAGTGGGCCTTGAAGCGGCGGGCGAAGTAGTTCTGGTCCGGCCAGCCGACCGACCGGCCGATCTGGGTCACCGACTGGTCGGTGTGCAGCAGTAGCCCGGCCGCCGTCTCCACCCGTCGCCTGGCCAGGTACGCCATGGGGGGCATCCCGGTGGACGACTTGAACAGACGCAGCAGGTAGCCGGGGGAGAGGTGCAGCCGAGCGGCCAGCTCGCCGAGCGTCCACGGGTGGGTGAGCTGCGAGTCCAGCAGCTGCATGGCCTGGACTACGGCCGGATGGGTCGGTCCGGTGGGCTCGATGAGCCGGTCCCGGTCGGCGGCCACGGCGCGGGCGAGATGGCCCAGGACCAGCGTCAGGTGGCTGATGATGTCGCTGCGGTACAGGCCGAGTGGCCGGAGGCGGAGCCGGTCGAGCGCGTCGAGATGGACCAGGCAGTCCTGGAGCGCCGGAGCGCCCAGGGTCGTGACCAGCATGCCGCGTCGTCCCATGGACAGCGGCCCGGTCCAGAGCAGGTAGCCGAGGAGCGGGTCCTCTCGGGTCCAGGCCAGCTCCCGGTGGAGCAGCTCGGCGCTGAAGCAGCAGTTGTACAGCTCCAGGTGCCCGGTGTCGTAGCCGTGCCAGACTCCGGGGCGCAGGAACACGACGTCGCCCGCCCGGAGCGGCTGGCGGCCGGCCAGCGAGCGCTGGACGGCCTCCCCGCCGGTCACGACGGCGATCTCGACGAAGCTGTGGGTGTGGTCCTCCTGTGGTTCCTCGTGGATCCACGGGCCCGCATAGGCGAGCACGCCCTCGGTGAAGTACGCGCGGCCCCCAGGGGAGATCGTCACCGGGATCTCACTCATGCCCCAAGGGTATCGCGCCGCCCCCGCCAGATCATTTTGTGCTATCAGCGGACCGTACGGTGCTATCAGCAGGCCCGGTGTCGGCCCATCATCCGGCCTACAGCGGACGCTGCATGCGGGAGAGGCCATGGGCCACGTTGCCGCTCCGACGGACCTGCGGTTCGAGCATCGGAC
Protein-coding regions in this window:
- a CDS encoding AraC family transcriptional regulator, yielding MSEIPVTISPGGRAYFTEGVLAYAGPWIHEEPQEDHTHSFVEIAVVTGGEAVQRSLAGRQPLRAGDVVFLRPGVWHGYDTGHLELYNCCFSAELLHRELAWTREDPLLGYLLWTGPLSMGRRGMLVTTLGAPALQDCLVHLDALDRLRLRPLGLYRSDIISHLTLVLGHLARAVAADRDRLIEPTGPTHPAVVQAMQLLDSQLTHPWTLGELAARLHLSPGYLLRLFKSSTGMPPMAYLARRRVETAAGLLLHTDQSVTQIGRSVGWPDQNYFARRFKAHFGLSATTYRSRFADRTRRLQTWLERGSK